A stretch of Paraburkholderia phenazinium DNA encodes these proteins:
- the frmR gene encoding formaldehyde-responsive transcriptional repressor FrmR, which translates to MPHSPQEKNFLLTRVRRLRGQVEALERALEASAECAAILQQIAAARGAINGLMACVLESHLREEFSNATNRQDGANASINGVINLVRTYLR; encoded by the coding sequence GTGCCGCATTCACCCCAGGAAAAAAATTTTCTGCTTACCCGCGTCAGACGCTTGCGTGGGCAGGTCGAAGCGCTTGAGCGGGCGTTGGAGGCGAGTGCTGAGTGCGCGGCGATTCTGCAGCAGATCGCCGCAGCGCGCGGCGCGATCAATGGCCTGATGGCCTGCGTGCTTGAAAGCCATTTGCGCGAGGAGTTTTCTAACGCGACCAACCGCCAGGACGGCGCCAATGCATCGATCAACGGCGTTATCAATCTCGTTCGCACCTACCTGCGGTGA
- a CDS encoding aromatic ring-hydroxylating dioxygenase subunit alpha, whose amino-acid sequence MSTVQKNPVQLEVVGSDSKENGQPNTRFLQNVWYFAAWSADVLQEPLERLIIDQPVVLFRTSEGEVAALRNVCPHRFTPLSMGTVVGDTIECLYHGLRFAPSGQCVHNPHSATIPKAACVRRYPVAERDGIVWIWMGAAELADESTIVRYPELNQPEKFTYTRGQTMEMPLNYELMTDNLMDLSHVAFTHKNTLGSDGLVPGQTEVREDGNSIWSMRMAPNTKPAPSFSMSGGCSKDDVVDYWLDIRWDAPANFYLTSGHAPAGQGRYHGAQIDSLQVVTPSSANRCYYFFIHLRNYRRDDDAMTHELAEFIRQAFATEDEPMIASVQRNMDGRTLEEMKPVLLTCDAAAMRVRRARERLLDLEAKSDSDGMVERRK is encoded by the coding sequence ATGTCGACCGTACAAAAGAACCCTGTCCAACTCGAAGTTGTCGGTTCTGATTCGAAGGAGAACGGGCAGCCGAATACGCGGTTTTTGCAGAACGTCTGGTACTTTGCCGCGTGGTCTGCGGATGTCTTGCAAGAGCCTCTCGAACGGCTCATCATCGACCAACCCGTCGTTTTGTTTCGTACCTCCGAGGGTGAGGTGGCGGCTCTGCGAAACGTGTGCCCGCACCGCTTTACTCCGCTTAGCATGGGCACAGTGGTTGGCGACACCATCGAATGCCTCTATCACGGTCTGCGATTCGCACCTTCGGGGCAATGTGTTCACAATCCCCACAGTGCGACCATTCCCAAAGCGGCTTGTGTCAGGCGCTACCCGGTGGCGGAGCGCGACGGGATCGTGTGGATCTGGATGGGCGCAGCCGAACTCGCCGATGAGTCCACCATTGTTCGTTATCCGGAGTTGAATCAACCCGAAAAGTTTACGTACACCCGTGGGCAAACGATGGAGATGCCCTTGAATTATGAGTTGATGACAGACAACCTGATGGATTTGAGTCACGTTGCCTTTACGCACAAGAATACCTTGGGTTCTGATGGGCTCGTCCCTGGTCAGACGGAAGTACGTGAGGATGGCAACTCGATATGGAGCATGCGGATGGCGCCAAACACAAAGCCCGCGCCATCCTTTTCGATGTCAGGTGGGTGCTCGAAGGACGACGTCGTAGATTACTGGCTGGACATCCGTTGGGATGCGCCAGCGAACTTCTATCTCACATCTGGGCACGCACCGGCCGGACAGGGACGTTATCACGGAGCTCAGATTGATTCCTTGCAGGTAGTGACGCCGTCGAGCGCTAACCGGTGTTACTACTTCTTTATACATCTGCGTAACTATCGTCGCGACGATGATGCCATGACGCACGAACTGGCGGAGTTTATCCGTCAGGCGTTCGCCACGGAGGATGAGCCAATGATCGCGAGCGTCCAGAGGAATATGGACGGTCGCACGCTAGAAGAAATGAAGCCGGTGCTGCTGACATGTGACGCAGCTGCAATGCGGGTCCGCAGGGCGCGCGAGCGGCTTCTGGACCTTGAGGCGAAGAGTGATAGTGATGGGATGGTGGAGCGTCGTAAATGA
- a CDS encoding PDR/VanB family oxidoreductase, with amino-acid sequence MNESWIEVEVSAKELEADGVVRLELVDREGGELPGFTAGAHIDVEVAPDLIRQYSLCNSPRERHRYVIGVLREPSSRGGSQAVHDSIQAGHTIRIRAPRNHFALDPTASRYILFAGGIGVTPILAMAEHLSDSGKPFELHYCVRTAARAAFVRRMTKSSFSAHVHLHFDDGLPEQRLEIRQALGSSDDDAHVYVCGPAPFIGYVLENARERGWPEARLHREFFAASTSTAASAEESFEVQLSSTGQILTVPADRSIVEVLGEAGVALEVSCEQGVCGTCLTRVLQGEPDHRDVYLTDAEHLRNDCMTVCCSRSKSARLVLDL; translated from the coding sequence ATGAATGAGTCGTGGATTGAAGTAGAAGTTTCGGCCAAGGAACTCGAGGCGGATGGCGTTGTCCGTCTTGAGCTGGTGGACAGGGAGGGCGGGGAGCTCCCCGGGTTCACGGCTGGCGCACACATCGATGTCGAAGTCGCACCTGACCTGATAAGACAATATTCGCTTTGCAACAGTCCGCGCGAGCGCCATCGCTACGTGATCGGTGTGCTGCGGGAGCCGTCATCGCGTGGCGGCTCACAAGCTGTGCACGACAGCATTCAGGCCGGTCACACAATCCGGATCAGAGCGCCGCGTAACCACTTCGCGCTTGATCCCACTGCAAGCCGCTACATCCTGTTTGCAGGCGGAATCGGCGTGACGCCGATACTGGCCATGGCCGAACATCTCAGTGATTCGGGAAAGCCCTTTGAGTTGCACTATTGCGTGCGCACGGCAGCTCGTGCCGCCTTTGTCCGGCGCATGACGAAATCGTCATTTTCGGCTCATGTGCATCTTCATTTTGATGACGGGCTTCCAGAACAACGGCTTGAGATCCGGCAGGCATTGGGGAGTTCGGACGACGACGCGCACGTGTATGTTTGCGGACCTGCGCCGTTCATTGGATATGTTCTGGAGAATGCGCGCGAACGGGGTTGGCCAGAAGCGCGGCTGCATCGAGAGTTCTTCGCTGCATCGACATCAACCGCCGCGTCTGCAGAGGAATCCTTCGAGGTACAACTAAGCAGCACGGGGCAGATCCTCACGGTTCCTGCGGATCGAAGTATCGTGGAGGTTCTGGGCGAAGCCGGTGTCGCTCTGGAAGTCAGCTGCGAGCAGGGGGTCTGCGGAACGTGTCTGACGCGGGTGTTGCAGGGCGAACCCGATCATCGGGATGTGTATTTGACGGATGCGGAACATCTTCGCAACGACTGTATGACAGTCTGTTGCTCCCGCTCGAAAAGCGCGAGACTCGTTCTCGACTTGTAG
- a CDS encoding LysR substrate-binding domain-containing protein, producing the protein MNLRLDLFDLQLFIHIADASSLTQGASRSAISTAAASTRIRNMEATVGARLLNRTPQGATLTAAGRALLAHAQQIIQQMEHLSFDMRDFSRGLRGQVKVYAHTTSMTEFMPQALSGFLAQHQDVEIELREALSDDIVRAVAAGEADIGVVSSPVGTGELWARPFGSNRLVVILPPSSELARVSSISFTETLRLSCIALPGDTALHRFMARVATQSGGNFRPRVQVSNFEAMCRMVEAGVGIGIAPISSVERYVKSMNIRYIALEDPWAIREVSLVTQPPDTLPTLVKNLSEHLVEYAKANSRMRVDR; encoded by the coding sequence ATGAACCTACGTCTGGATCTGTTCGATCTACAACTCTTCATCCATATCGCCGATGCTAGCAGCCTGACTCAAGGTGCCAGCCGCAGCGCCATTTCCACCGCCGCCGCGTCCACGCGGATCAGGAACATGGAGGCCACGGTTGGTGCGCGGCTGCTCAATCGCACGCCTCAGGGGGCCACGCTGACTGCGGCTGGCCGGGCACTGCTTGCGCATGCGCAGCAGATCATACAGCAGATGGAGCACCTAAGCTTCGACATGCGCGATTTCAGCCGTGGCTTGCGGGGTCAGGTGAAAGTCTACGCGCACACGACTTCGATGACCGAATTCATGCCCCAGGCGCTCAGCGGATTCCTAGCGCAGCACCAGGACGTGGAGATCGAGCTCAGAGAGGCACTCAGCGACGATATCGTACGGGCGGTCGCTGCCGGCGAGGCGGATATCGGCGTCGTGTCCAGTCCGGTCGGAACGGGCGAATTGTGGGCCCGCCCTTTCGGCAGTAACAGGCTGGTCGTCATCTTGCCGCCTTCTTCCGAACTGGCGCGCGTCTCTTCGATCTCTTTCACCGAGACGCTCAGGCTTTCCTGCATCGCTTTGCCGGGCGACACAGCCCTACACCGGTTCATGGCGCGCGTGGCAACGCAATCCGGCGGGAATTTCCGGCCTCGAGTGCAGGTCAGCAACTTCGAGGCCATGTGCCGCATGGTCGAGGCGGGCGTCGGAATCGGCATCGCGCCGATTTCCTCAGTGGAGCGCTACGTGAAGAGCATGAACATACGTTATATCGCGCTCGAAGATCCCTGGGCCATACGCGAGGTAAGCCTGGTGACGCAACCGCCCGACACGCTGCCGACGCTTGTGAAAAACTTGTCGGAGCACCTGGTCGAATATGCAAAGGCCAATAGTCGAATGCGAGTGGACAGATGA
- a CDS encoding amidohydrolase family protein, translating into MKIIDAHFHLWDLKENYYPWLNDGNRSSVVPDYCSLRRNYLVTDFLLDSEDFELLAAVHIQAEHDPSDHVRETRWLQGVADDVVRSGGVPQVIVGNVDLAAPDVRAVLEGHRAFRNTRGVRQALHRRLDASPAYDPLHDPVWQRNFRLIKEFDLTFDLQFFPEQGADVVRLVRAHPDTQFILTHVGMPYANQAERHALWRKNMRKLSQLPNVAVKISGFGMFDTAWTLDSIRPILDYTVDLFGSGRCALASNYPVESIVTPYREVWQDYVRYFEDYSADEVEGLFRGNARRLYRLELNGDM; encoded by the coding sequence ATGAAAATCATCGATGCACATTTCCATTTGTGGGATTTGAAGGAAAACTATTACCCGTGGCTAAACGACGGCAATCGATCTTCGGTCGTGCCGGACTACTGCTCGTTACGGCGTAACTATCTGGTGACGGATTTTCTTTTGGACTCAGAGGATTTCGAATTGCTTGCTGCGGTGCATATCCAGGCAGAGCACGATCCTTCTGACCATGTCCGCGAAACCCGCTGGCTGCAAGGTGTAGCCGACGATGTCGTTCGTTCCGGAGGGGTCCCTCAGGTCATCGTGGGCAATGTCGATCTGGCGGCGCCTGATGTGCGTGCAGTCCTCGAAGGCCATCGTGCATTCAGGAATACCAGGGGCGTCCGCCAGGCCTTGCATCGGCGGCTCGACGCGTCGCCCGCCTACGACCCACTGCACGACCCGGTATGGCAACGCAATTTTCGGTTGATCAAGGAATTCGATCTGACCTTCGATCTGCAATTCTTCCCCGAACAGGGAGCAGACGTGGTCCGGCTGGTGCGCGCGCACCCAGACACGCAATTTATTCTTACGCACGTCGGCATGCCCTATGCAAACCAAGCCGAACGCCATGCGCTCTGGCGCAAGAACATGCGGAAGCTGTCCCAGCTACCTAATGTCGCGGTGAAAATATCCGGGTTCGGCATGTTCGACACCGCATGGACGCTGGATTCGATACGTCCCATTTTGGACTATACCGTTGATCTTTTTGGCTCTGGCCGGTGTGCGCTTGCCAGCAACTACCCCGTGGAGAGTATCGTCACGCCCTATCGGGAAGTCTGGCAAGACTATGTCCGATATTTCGAAGATTACAGCGCCGACGAGGTGGAAGGCCTCTTCCGTGGAAACGCGCGACGCCTTTATCGGTTGGAACTGAATGGCGACATGTAG
- a CDS encoding glutathione S-transferase family protein has translation MRVRFRSRQGIMQLFATPASPWVRRVMICIIELGIQDKVTTIQTRWPHSWGTHTVPFTPEFGQATPVGRIPALVTDQGLSLADSMVICDYLNAEYGQYRLLPQAGERRWRILSQVAIANGILEAHISRRAELLRDPAGRSAAFLEKMKVRAQRCFVALNEDAVDFAPEPDLAQITIAAACGFSDFRYQGDQWRATSPHLAYWYENFSQRSSMVLTRPAETPQ, from the coding sequence ATGCGTGTTCGATTTCGTTCGCGCCAAGGCATCATGCAGCTATTCGCAACCCCCGCATCGCCCTGGGTCCGCCGGGTCATGATTTGCATCATCGAACTGGGCATCCAGGACAAAGTCACCACGATCCAAACCCGATGGCCGCACTCGTGGGGAACGCACACCGTGCCATTCACGCCCGAATTCGGCCAGGCTACACCGGTTGGCCGCATCCCCGCGCTGGTGACGGATCAAGGGCTGAGCCTCGCGGATTCGATGGTGATCTGCGATTACCTGAACGCTGAGTATGGTCAATACCGGCTGCTTCCTCAGGCAGGCGAACGCCGGTGGCGCATCCTGTCCCAAGTCGCCATCGCGAACGGCATACTCGAAGCGCACATCAGCCGGCGCGCGGAACTGCTCCGCGATCCGGCGGGACGATCCGCCGCTTTCCTCGAAAAGATGAAGGTCCGGGCACAGCGCTGCTTCGTGGCGCTGAATGAAGACGCGGTGGATTTCGCGCCAGAACCGGATCTTGCCCAGATAACCATTGCCGCTGCTTGCGGGTTTTCCGATTTCCGCTATCAAGGCGATCAATGGCGCGCGACATCTCCCCACCTTGCGTACTGGTATGAAAACTTCTCACAGCGTTCTTCCATGGTGCTGACAAGACCCGCGGAGACCCCGCAATAG
- a CDS encoding DMT family transporter has protein sequence MSAPYFLFPFVAILLWAGNVMVTKLAVNAIDPTAITFWRLAFAVALMSTFVQKPVWRSRAVIVPQLPRLAILGFLGMALFQCLAYQAAKTTTATSMAVITSLVPLLTMLLSVLFLREAPTVGMLCGGLLSLVGLVYLVSSGNPAALLSGGGHVGDLLMLIAALAYALYGVLLRRWNVGLPSWQSTYLQAIAALGFMLVFEFRLPLHAALPNRASVPLIVYAGMSASVVLPYLWMQGVKHLGANRCSMFINLLPVATAVIAVGWFREHLHAYHLLGGGVTLLGVLLAQMIRRPLLIGCRATHRPAK, from the coding sequence ATGTCTGCCCCGTATTTCCTGTTTCCTTTCGTCGCGATACTGCTATGGGCTGGTAACGTGATGGTTACGAAGCTGGCGGTCAACGCCATCGATCCGACGGCTATCACGTTCTGGCGACTTGCTTTTGCTGTTGCATTGATGAGCACGTTTGTTCAGAAGCCGGTGTGGCGCAGCCGCGCCGTGATCGTGCCGCAATTGCCAAGACTTGCGATTCTAGGTTTTCTCGGCATGGCGCTGTTTCAATGCCTGGCATATCAGGCAGCGAAAACCACCACCGCGACCAGCATGGCGGTCATCACCTCGCTTGTGCCACTTCTGACTATGCTTCTCTCTGTGCTGTTTTTGCGCGAAGCCCCGACGGTGGGCATGCTATGCGGCGGCCTTCTATCCTTGGTTGGTCTTGTCTACCTGGTCAGTTCAGGAAACCCGGCGGCTCTTCTCTCAGGCGGCGGCCACGTGGGTGATCTGCTGATGCTGATTGCGGCTCTTGCTTACGCACTGTACGGCGTGTTGCTCCGACGCTGGAACGTCGGCCTACCGTCATGGCAGTCGACCTATTTGCAGGCAATCGCCGCGCTGGGCTTCATGCTGGTTTTCGAATTTCGGCTACCGCTGCACGCGGCGCTCCCGAATCGGGCGAGCGTACCGTTGATCGTATATGCAGGCATGTCTGCTTCCGTCGTACTGCCGTATTTGTGGATGCAGGGAGTCAAACATCTAGGCGCTAACCGCTGCAGTATGTTTATTAACCTGCTACCTGTCGCGACAGCCGTCATCGCGGTTGGCTGGTTCAGAGAGCATTTGCATGCATATCACCTCCTCGGCGGCGGAGTCACTCTTTTGGGCGTATTGCTGGCACAGATGATTCGCCGACCGTTGCTGATCGGCTGCCGCGCGACTCACAGGCCAGCGAAATGA
- a CDS encoding LysR family transcriptional regulator — protein sequence MEFRHLRYFLAVAEHRSVAEAARHLHVVQPALSRQIRDLEEELGAFLFVRSIRGVELTAAGRQLVVDATRLLDDLQMATERVSRIASGQLGALRIGVSASYSWHPSILRLLREFRTTHPNIAVTLEPVLAMKQIEEIADGSLDGGFLALRDRSDKAFFGHTIFGGRLMLAVPRQSNLARKPPATLAELKDEPCIWFARENAPSHYDFWIDQCQRAGFVPRLVEVAVDTSTILGFVAAGMGYSIVPDVSEYSCPPDAQLISHPDLSSTYEVEFVWSADAKNPALDQFIQHFRP from the coding sequence ATGGAATTTCGCCATTTACGATATTTTCTCGCCGTCGCCGAGCATCGCAGCGTTGCCGAGGCCGCGAGACACTTGCACGTCGTTCAGCCAGCCTTGAGCCGCCAAATCAGGGATCTGGAAGAAGAATTAGGAGCCTTTCTCTTTGTCCGCAGCATTCGAGGTGTTGAACTCACTGCGGCGGGACGACAGCTTGTCGTAGACGCAACACGCCTGCTTGATGACCTACAGATGGCGACTGAGCGGGTCTCGCGAATAGCAAGCGGTCAACTTGGCGCTCTCCGAATCGGGGTATCTGCCAGCTACAGTTGGCACCCTTCAATCTTGCGACTACTACGCGAGTTCAGAACGACTCATCCCAATATAGCCGTTACGCTTGAGCCGGTACTCGCTATGAAACAGATCGAGGAAATTGCTGATGGCAGTCTCGACGGCGGATTTCTCGCGCTTAGGGATCGAAGCGATAAAGCATTTTTTGGGCACACCATATTTGGCGGCAGGCTGATGCTCGCGGTGCCGCGCCAAAGCAATCTTGCCCGTAAGCCGCCAGCTACACTTGCCGAACTCAAAGATGAACCCTGTATCTGGTTCGCTCGCGAAAACGCACCGTCGCACTACGATTTTTGGATTGATCAGTGCCAGCGAGCGGGGTTCGTGCCGCGCCTGGTAGAAGTGGCGGTCGATACTTCCACCATCTTGGGGTTCGTCGCTGCGGGCATGGGATATTCGATTGTGCCGGATGTATCAGAGTACAGCTGCCCGCCTGATGCTCAACTGATCAGTCATCCAGACCTGTCCAGCACCTATGAAGTTGAATTCGTATGGAGCGCGGACGCTAAAAACCCCGCACTCGATCAGTTCATCCAACATTTTAGGCCTTGA